The DNA window AGgtgcacttttttttttaaaacgtcctAATATagtaacaaattttaaaaatctagaGCCGCCCGCATAGTAATTGGGAAGgaatatgtccaacagtggacgtcctacttcCTACAGTTGATATAACGGTGACAATGACAATGAAAGACGATCCTAGCGTTTCACTGTTTTTTTAGCAAATGATCCATTTCCCAACAGTTTAATATGGAcgatttttttacgaaactgtactattcaggatatatttcaggactattcTGTAGAACcctaggttagttttataacaatcctcaAGTACTGTTTTAATTTTCACAAATCTCTGCCAGCTGAACCCAAACACTAAATTCTTATGCATCCTCCATCAAAGATATGACATCCGCGATCATGAGATTACTATGCATCTTCTCTATATGCTTCTTCAATTCATGTACCCTCACAAAAGTAGAGGAGCACTGCGTACACGGCAACCTACGACCTTTCCCGTGTTTCCGCTTCGCATGTTCAGACCTTCTCGAAGCCGAAATGAAGCAGTCTCCACAGTCCTCGCATTTATAGGGCTTCTCGCCCGTGTGCCTTCGCCTATGATAAACAGCCGCCATTTTGGATACTAATTTGGCGCCGCAAATGTCACAGCCGAAATTCCTTTCCCGCGTATGGACCACGGTATGTTCAGCCAAACGCGCGGGCGTGTAGAACCGCTTACCACACCAGGAGCACTGGTGCGGCCGAACGTTCATGTGGATCCAAAGAATATGATTTTTCAACTGCGGCAGAGACCTATAAGTCTTCTTGCAGTAGTCACAAGTGAAGGTAGCTGGATCGCGTATGTTTGAGCGTCTGTTGCGCGGCACTGTGTCTCTCCTTGGCTTCGCGTCCGGTTCACATTTAGCCCTATGCTCTCTATAACACGCTCTGTTAGTAAACTGAATACCGCAAGCTCTACAGGTTCGAACTGCATGCATTTGCGAATGGGTATCAAAGGACGTTTGCCTCAAAAAAGCGCGTCCACAGTCGCAGCAAGTCAGCCCGTTTTTGTGCGCCACTTTTTCGTGTTTCTCAGCGTCGATCTCATTAGTATGAATAGCTGGACAGTGGCTGCACAAAAATGCAGTTTCCCTGTGCACTTTGACCAAATGGTCCCTCATCTGCTTGCCACGAAACAAAATAGAACCACATGTTATACACGAGTCCTTTTGCCCGCTGTttttgaaatgtatttttagataGTAGGGGCTAACGAATTGTTTCCCACAATCCGTACATTTGCAGGGCGCACCCGTCCTATGTACCCGTGGTCTTTTTTCATCGCTGTTCTTcttgtttattttactttttaatctgATCAAAGGAGTAGTTTTGTCGCTGCTGGAGAAGTCCTTAGCGATCTGTAAGGTGAAATCGTCTGGTCTCAGGAAAGCGCAGAGGGATTTTACGTTTGCTGCTTCGTTTGAGGGTATTGTGGACAGTTGGTCGACGGCGTAGGACCACATATTGCAAGAGTCTGTGACGAGGGACCTGAATTCTTGCGCGGCGATGGCGTTGGTGGTGCATGAAGCACAGACGCCGTTCGGGCAGAGCGCTTCGTCCGTTATCTGGAATAGAACAAGTTTGGAGGTAATTTTTGGCTTATTAAAAATGTGAGGATCGCATTCCGCAAATGGATTCTAGTTTATTCCAGTCAAGTGCGAAAACAAgttctattcgaaccactcaaaaatatgttagcACGGCCATTTTACCATCCTATCGTCGTTCGTATCATCGTTTTTTTTATGGGTtttagataagtccatatttttgcactactgtttcaaatatatttatattttttatagtattatatttattatattctgtGCTAGAACTAGAGTTTGTTATCTGCTTCAACTCTCGTGTGCGAGAATAAAAACTTACTACTTTGTCTCAAGTGCAATTTTACAGATTAAAGCCttaataatgaactaaaagaatttccttgctcacgcgcgaccttacgatagctaagcttatccaaaatatgcgtgttcatgcagttcctccacctctaacaactggtagaatggtgtacggttgtgtcactctgaagatgagctctggttgagttcgaaacgcgtcagtgtagtgtggtggtggtgatagatgggtttgtgtgtgttcttacaggctgcttcgcaggtttgtgcaggtttcctcacgatgttttccttcaccgcaaagctcgtggtaaatttcaaatgtaattccgcacatgaatttcgaaaaactcagaggtgcgcgccGGGGTTTAGGGCGGGGGTgaagtttttgtcaaaattaaaacctaaaactggtaaaagtggctccgaagcggtaacttttcgtgtgctctgcctaccccattcgGGAATACgtagtttgtgtgtgtgtgcatgtaaGTATCGCGTTGTGTCTCAATCGTGTTTtgttttagtcgcatttcaccttGATCTagcttaaggcacttgtcccaccgccgacgatgagcgagaagcgagcagagcgagtaactagaaacgagtgggcgagcagtgaaaagcgagtgttcgagcacgacgggcgattactcgctccactcgctcgagccgggcggccgccaagctaacagcgctgagctagttttacagcccagcgagttttatagctcttgtcgctgcgacaaaagatgtaagagcgagttctcgccggcagtgtgaaccgccagcgatcaactattaatatatatgtctcttttaatcacacaggatcttatatcttttgttcgtttcttgagcgagaaaatagtcgatagccaatcgtttcctcgccggcggtgagacaactgcctaagtgTATTTTAGTGCAACGTCTCAACTTAATTAGAGTCCCAGGCAAACATCAATCGCGGCGAAATGCGTCTAGggtaaaatactacacgaaaAATGAGATGCTACTAATGTAACTAAAAAGCTACGGGAAAAATTGTGTCGAGTacaagattctattgaaattttgttagttcgaggtgaaatgcTATTCGAtgaatcgctacaaggaatttatgctttcgAGGTGAAAgattaacaaattaaatatggCTGCTATCGACTGTACATACACAAGGGAATGGTTCTGACACTCGACTGTATAAAAAAGTCATTCACattcttcaaaataaaaataaaagaaactacgagtacggtcagcatcaaaagtagctggttacttttttactctatcacattaacacatttgtaaaTCTTGTATGGCGTTAAGTACGTTGCTGGCCCTATAACAGGAAGTGCataactcgaacttcgtatgttgccgtcccgctgacgcttaagtcatttaatacgcgagtgaaagggacggtgcgatacgaactttgattttcgagttacgtagtagccctgctgtaaaacgacaaagtacaaaagtaaccagctacttttgatgctgactgcaCCTAAACACAATTcacaagtaaaaaatacaatgtgTCTACACACTGGACAAAGATTAAAAGAACGTGTTGATTATAGTATTTTTCTAACCTATGTACAAAGCCTCATATCAAATGCTACAGTATTAACGGAGAAATTATTGAATAAcgattaaatatatattttttattacctgattatctaatcaaataatttacaatattagaagATTCCTGAGATGGAACTACTCGAGATTTCCGTTTgggaaaaattaaaacatcagCACATTACCAAGCATATagtttcaattttttaaatcacccatgcaaaatataataatggcTGTGTATTGCTACCAAATTACCACTCTCtcaaataaatgctattaacaAATTATCAGCTACTGAAACTATTTTCTACTTCAAAAATTTCCCCGCGTTACAACAGATGaagcatttattaattattatttcctaTTAATTCTACTCAGATTCTCAtcatattttcataaaatatgacACAAAACTTTTTCCTATTAgacgttttgtttttgtatcttTACCTGCCAACGTGGCCATCTTTTCGTTATCTACTCTTATCTTATATCAACTTTCATTATTGAGACAGTATTAGCGCATACGTTTCCCATAACGTCTATTGTCAAAATTTTACTACCAAAGTTCGCTTCGGTTGctttaaacaaaaacttgaaaaacTTTATAAAAGCTGGTAACACCATGTACCTCACATCCGCCTCCTAAACCTCTTCTTGGCTGGCAACACCTCGACCACAGAGTCATGCACTGCAGCGTAATGCTTCTTCAATTCGAACGGCCTCACAAACCGCGCATGGCACATCTCACAACCATGCGGCATATCTTTAGTACTTCTATGGCGTCTCTTGATATGATCCAGACGTCTTGACGCTGAGAGGAATCTATCGCCGCACTCCTCACACTCATACGGTTTTTCCCCGGTGTGTATCCGCTGGTGCAAATGGTACCCTAATTCAGTCCTCATTTCAGCCCCACACGCACATTTGTAAAGCTTCCTCTGCGTTGTGTGTACAGCCTCATGCGACCTCAGGTGTGCTAAAGTGGAGGTCCTTTTGCCACACGTGTCGCAAACATACGGTAGCACGTTCAGATGCTTCTGTATTATATGGATGCGGAGAGACGGTTTCTTGTCATACACATTGCCGCAATAGTCGCAGGTGTACAGAGAGGTTGCTGATTCGAACGCCGACGTCTTGCATTTCTTCTGATGATGCTTGAAACACCTCCGGTTTTCGAAGCTCTGGTTGCAGGACACGCAATGGAAAAGTGTGTGGGCGTACATATGTGAGCGTAAAGCTCTGTCGTTAGTATATCCTCGTCCGCAAATCTGACACCCGAAGGATAGCCTGTTGTGATGGGTACCGTAATGCTGCTGCAAGCCGTCTTCGCTCtcaaaaagtttgaaacatATTACGCACTCAACGAAATTTTTTTCATGCACTTTAGCCAAATGATCAGCCAGCTTATGCCTCTCGAGAACCTGTCCGCAAAGCACGCACGCTCGTTTCATCGTATTCTTCA is part of the Choristoneura fumiferana chromosome 26, NRCan_CFum_1, whole genome shotgun sequence genome and encodes:
- the LOC141443152 gene encoding uncharacterized protein, producing MNRQVDIKALVSHIVRGDGLDKCRICMGDTTDGQVYLGDTVMMDGERPVTLAELLEVITGIEVEEDAALPQGLCRACAEDAIAATKFRQLSVSSQQHWEQAVATIVQIHDPQDPNVTLYVHYNGAHSLIREEPGKMATTDDAVDSLNLKLPKKTKVKRAYKKSALKCRCPDCGKDFPVAHSLNVHLKNTMKRACVLCGQVLERHKLADHLAKVHEKNFVECVICFKLFESEDGLQQHYGTHHNRLSFGCQICGRGYTNDRALRSHMYAHTLFHCVSCNQSFENRRCFKHHQKKCKTSAFESATSLYTCDYCGNVYDKKPSLRIHIIQKHLNVLPYVCDTCGKRTSTLAHLRSHEAVHTTQRKLYKCACGAEMRTELGYHLHQRIHTGEKPYECEECGDRFLSASRRLDHIKRRHRSTKDMPHGCEMCHARFVRPFELKKHYAAVHDSVVEVLPAKKRFRRRMITDEALCPNGVCASCTTNAIAAQEFRSLVTDSCNMWSYAVDQLSTIPSNEAANVKSLCAFLRPDDFTLQIAKDFSSSDKTTPLIRLKSKINKKNSDEKRPRVHRTGAPCKCTDCGKQFVSPYYLKIHFKNSGQKDSCITCGSILFRGKQMRDHLVKVHRETAFLCSHCPAIHTNEIDAEKHEKVAHKNGLTCCDCGRAFLRQTSFDTHSQMHAVRTCRACGIQFTNRACYREHRAKCEPDAKPRRDTVPRNRRSNIRDPATFTCDYCKKTYRSLPQLKNHILWIHMNVRPHQCSWCGKRFYTPARLAEHTVVHTRERNFGCDICGAKLVSKMAAVYHRRRHTGEKPYKCEDCGDCFISASRRSEHAKRKHGKGRRLPCTQCSSTFVRVHELKKHIEKMHSNLMIADVISLMEDA